In Leptolyngbya sp. O-77, the genomic window TTACAATTTCATTCCTGCGCCCAGTCGAAAGCAAACTGGGGAACTTCAGGATGAAAAGCCATCGGGTCACGCAAGCTATTTAAAAAATAAGTGGAGTGGACGCATTCGTGTTGCTCTAGAGACAATCACACCCCTGCTGATTCCGGATGCCGCCAACCTCAAGGAAATCGGCAGAGAAAAGCATAAAAGCTATCCAATCCGAAAGCTCGGCGAGCTGCCCTATCTTCCTCCCACGTCTATCAAAGGAATGCTGAGAACGGCTTATGAGGCTGTGACGAACTCTCGATTTGGGGTATTCCAAAACCATGAAGATCGGCTTGCCTATCGAATGCCAGCAACAGAAGGATTAAGTTTAGTGCCCGCTAGAATTGAAGGCAATTGCGATCGCATTCAACTTCTACCTGGAACTACCCCAGGTCTACCGACTTTGAATACTGGGAATGAACGCTGGAATATTCCTGGCAATTTGATGTATGCTGCGTGGCTGCCTCGATATAAAAAAGGTAGCGATTGCCTTCTTGATAAGCCTGAGCTTATCGGAATGCAGCATGGACAAACTGTTAAGGTTTGGCTGCAAAAGGTAAAGCGAAGACCTTTTTTCTATTGGGTAGTTTGTGACATTGTGCCCAGTTCATCTGCGCTGCCTGAGCGTCCAACTCCACCGACGAATTTAAGCAGGAGTCATAAATTAACCTCGGAAACATTGAGAATTGAAAATGCCTATCTATGTATCACCAACCAAAACATCGAGAATAAATACAATGAGCGGGTATTTTTCACCCGTCCAGCAGATGAGAAGAAATGGAGTGTGAGCCTGAACGAGCTTCAGGCTGACGAACTTAGAAAGGCTTGGAAAGAGCTAATTGAGAACTATCAGGAAGAGCATGAACGCGAAATTGAAGCAGGCTCAGAACGCCCACCCCAAACCAGCTACGGAAAGTGGTCAAGACACATCACTGGGGGAAGTCAGGAAGCTCAACTGAAAGACGGCACCCTCTGCTATGCCTTTGTTGAGAAGGATGGGCAAAGCTTTAAGGTGATCGCGCTATATCCAGTTATGATTGCCAGAAAACTGTTTGAGGTTGATCCTGATTCACTTTTGCCTGAATCGCTAAAACCTCCTGGCTCGTTTAATGAACTTTCGCCTGCCGATCGCGTTTTTGGTTGGGTGAATCAGAAGGGCAAAGGTGCTTATAAAGGTCAGTTGCGGCTTCACTCAGTGAAGTGTTTGTCAACGGATGCGATTCAAAAGTTCACGGACGATCCAGCAAATAATCCTGGATTGCCGCTGACGATTCTAGGGCAACCGAAACCGCAGCAGTCTCGGTTTTATGTTGCCAAGGATAAACAAGGTGATGCTTTAAGTAATGGCACGCCTAAACAAGACGGATATGCATCTGCCAAACAAGGTTTGCGAGGGCGGAAGGTGTATCCCCATCACAAGGCGATCGCCAAAAATGCCGACTATTGGAACGACCCGATGAGCGATCGCTCTCACATTTCGCACGACGGCTACCATCAGGAATATCGCCGCCCGAACAAAGATAGCACTGAGCAGCGCGATAGCCAAAACCGCTCGATCCAAGCCTGGGTAAGGCAAAACACTCAGTTTCAGTTTGACATTGATATTACAAATCTGTCGTCTGTGGAGTTGGGCGCGTTGCTTTGGCTGCTGACCTTACCAGACGACCATTACCACCGACTGGGCGGCGGCAAGCCCCTCGGCTTTGGCAGTGTGCAGCTAAAGATTGATTGGAGCCAAACCGATCTGCGATTGGGACAAGCTTGGAAGCAATACTATGAATCGCTGCTGCCGATCGAGCCACCCGATCCAGGGCAGGCAGCGGAATGTATCGATGCGTTTAAGCAGGCCGTTGCGCTTGCTTACTCACCGCACAAGAACAAAGAGGACTTTGAAGAAGTTCTGTTTATTCGAGCATTCAAGCAGGCCGCAAAAGGACTCGACGGCCCGATTCGCTACCCTAGAGTGAAACCACAGCCCGATCCAGAGGGTGAAAACTACAAATGGTTTACCAAAAATGAGAGCAAGGACAAGCGATCGCTTCCGCCGCTCTGGAACGAAACAGGTTTGCCCTATGGGGAATAACACGCTGGATTCGCAATCCAAAATCGCCAATCCAAAATCCAAAATTGGTTCATATCTATGGAATCTTCGTTTGACTATCCGCCGACGGTAGAACTGTTGGATTATCTGGTGCCTGGTATGCTGGGGCAAAAGGGCAATCTGCAAAAGGCAGTGCGGCTGTGGGCGATTTTGCGATCGCTCTACGGCGAAAAACCCATGCTGCTCTCTACCGATGCAGTGGGTTCCTTTAGCAATGCCCAATGGCGAGACTCGTTCTTGCAGCCAGAGCAGCAGCAAAGAACCCTCAAGCAGTGGCTCTTTCAGGATCAGCCTCAGATAGATGAAACGCTGTGGCGGCAAGCATTTGTGAATCGCTATGGCATTGAGCGCGATCGCCTTTCTGCACTGCTAGGAGATGCACCCAAGTATGAAGAGCCGATTCCATTTCAAATAGACCACCGCACGCTGCGGAACGACTTTGCCACATTGGAAAAACTAGGCTGGCTCAAGGCTGGCGGCACAGGCAGTCAGCGACGCTATTCCAAAGTCAGCACCCTGCCGACTTTGCCCTGGGTTGCTGCCAGCGCCGCTGAATCTGCGGATGAGCCAGCGTTGATCCACTATATTCCCAATGATTTGGCAGGCGTGGTCGAGCATTTTCCTCAGCCTATCAATGGCACACAGCGGTTTATTTTAGGTACGGAATACATCATTTCCCAAGCCGTTTCTCGCCAGGTTGATCAATTGCTCCAGCGTTTGAAGCGAGCTTGGCAGCAAACGCCTGTGCCTCCGGTGCGGCTGGTCTATCGCAGTATTCGCTACTATGAGGCCGAGTTTGAAGTCCTAACGTATCCGGTCTGCATTTATTATTTCCAGCGTGCGCCGTATTTATTTGCCTTTGGCCAAACGCCTCAACATCTGGATGATGGCAATGCCAAACGCTTGAGCTGGTATGATTATCGGCTCGATCGAATTTTGTCTCTCCAACTGCTGGACTGGGCAGATCAATCATTGCCGACTGAATGGCAGGTCAAGGCGCAACAGGCTTTATCTAAACCCACATCTGCACCTACACCTGTATCTATGTCTATGCCTGCATCTGCATCAGTTTCCCACTTGCCGAGGCAATTTGCTGAGAAAACGCCCGAACTCGTACAGCAAGAAGTTGCCTCAGCAATGGGGGTCGAAATTCATCGCCCGATCGCCCCTTTGCTGCTGCGATTCGAGCGCTATTTCTACGGCAACTATATTGCCAATACTGAGCGAGCCAAGCTCTTTGTTGAAATGGGATTTGCCCAGGCGGAAAAGCGCTTTCAGGCTGATCCAGAGATCAGCAGTCAGGGCTTGTCGCTTACAAAACTGTTTGGCGATCGCCCCCGCCACAAGAGCAGCATCTTTTGCACTGCCCAACATCGACTCGGAGACAACAATGTCGTGATGCGGCTGCGGGCGTGGGGCCCCAATGTAGAAGTGTTGCTGCCACTAAGTCTGCGTCAGCGCATGAAGGACGATATGCAAGAAACTTGGACGCTGTATGAATACAACCTAACTGGATAAAAACACCAAATGAATCATCCAAATCAGTAAGGATCAATCCACGCAGATGATTGCTAACAATCAGTCTCAATTCCAACCTCTTAGCTCGCGTTTTGCAAACGCCTTGACCTATGCCTTTCACTTGCATCAACATCAACCGCGCAAGGGCAGCACTGTGCCTTATATCAGTCACTTGATGAGTGTGGCGGCGCTAGTTCTCGAAGATGGTGGAGATGAAGACGCTGCGATCGCCGCACTGCTTCATGATGCAATTGAGGATCAGGGCGGAAATGCCACTCGGAATGAGATTCGGAAACAGTTTGGTGATGCCGTGCTACGCATTGTGGATGCCTGTACGGAATCGGACGAAATGCCAAAACCATCCTGGAAAGAACGGAAACTTCGGACGATCGCCCAGATTCAGCAAGCCGAATCCGCCATTCAGCGCGTGATTATTGCCGACAAGCTACACAACTTGCGCTGTATCTGGGCAGACTGGCAGCGTCAGGGCGATCGCGTGTGGCAGCGTTTCAATGCCAGCCCTGCCGATATTCTGTGGTTTTATCGGGCTTGCCTGGATGCTGTGGGCGATCGCTTTTCTAGAAGACGGGATGTAGTAAGTGTCTACACCCAGCAGCATACTTGCCTGGATGCTGTGGGCGATCGCTTTTCTAGCCCAATGCTAATAGAACTCCGCACGCTGCTTACAAATCTGGAAAATTCTTTAGCCAATCTCACCTCAAACGTAAACTCTCATGGCAAAACCCGTCTTCACAATCACTGATCACCCCGATGAGCATGGGCTAGTCTTTCGCCTGGTGGAGTTTGAAATTCCCACTGGAGTCACGACACCAGAGCAATTTGCAGAAGCGGTGCGAGAGATTGAACCAGCACTCGTGGGTTCATCGCCAATTTTGATCAACGGTCGTGGCCCGGTGTGGGGATACGGCATGATTTTTCACGCAGCGCACCCTAGTCCGGCGATCGCCACCTATGACCCCCGCCTGGGTTATGTCATTGTGCAAACGCATGATGAACGCTTTCAAGTCGGCAAGACGATCAGCCTCTAAATCTCTACTCCAATCTCTAATTGTGTGCCCTCATCTACCATGACGACCCCCCATCGCCCCCTGACTCAACCCTCTTCTGCCACTGATCCCCGTGCCCACTATCACGGTCGCGTGATTGCCGTAGGCGGGCCGCCGCATTCAGGAAAATCAGTTTTTTTGGCAGAACTGTATCGACAGTTGTTGCAGCGACAGCCGTCGAGTGTGTTTTTGCACCGCGCCTGTCCCGATGGAGAGGGCATGTGGTCTAATGAAGCCGATCCATCAGTAGTGCAGCAAATCCGCAAAAAAGCTGCCTTTTCGGAAGAGTTTGTTGGCTCAACGCTGCACGTGATTGAGCAATTGGGAAGAAACTCTCAGTTGTCTCTGATCTTGCTCGATCTGGGGGGCAAGCGCACGGCTGAGAATGCCGAAATCTTGCGGCGATCCACTCATTGCCTTGTGCTGTCAGCAGATGAGGAAGAGGCGATGCGCTGGCATGTCTTCGCCGCCGAGGAAGGGTGTCCAGTGCTGGCTAGCTTTCAGTCGCGCCTGGTGCGATCGCCCAACCATCAAATCGACCCGACTGCCCGCTCCACGATTCAGACCGATCGCCCCATTCCTCAAGGCACACTCGTTAACCTCTGCCGCGAATTGGGAGCCGATTGTTATCAAGAGGCGATCGCCCAGTTTGCCGACTGGCTGCTGACCCAACCGTATTAGCGTCCAACACCGACGCTTACTCAATTCGATAGCGAATCAGTTGGCGAACCTGCTCAGGCGGCAGGCTTAGCTCCTGGGCGATCGCCTGCTCCACCGTGGCATAGTCTGTGAGCGGATATTCAAACTCCAGCGCCTGCAACGTCGAACCGCGCACCTGCACTGCGACTTCAGACGTGCCCTCGCGCCGGTCAATCTCTACATCAATCGAAACCACCGTCAGCCGCAGCGTTAGCTCCACCTGTTGCGGATTGGGCAGAATAATTTGGTCTGGCAGGCGATAGGATTGCCCCAAAACGCGCTGATTGAGCCAGCCTGTTCCCAGCCAGAAGAGCGCACCGACGGCAGGTAGCGCCAGGAGAAACAGTGCCGACCTCAGGTGTAAGGGGAGCGGCGGGCTGTTGGCGGGCGATCGCAGGGGTGACGAACTCCTCAACTTTGGGGCAGTCTGCCCGTCCTGAGCGGGTAGAATTCGGCTTTGGGAGAACCGGGCACGCAGCCAGCGCAATGGAGTCATAGCAGGTAAAATTTGAAACCTGGAGGCAGCCGCAGGACGAGCTTTCTGAGCAACGTAGGTTATGAAGATTCTATTGGCTGAAGATGATCCGATTCAACTGGAGCCGCTCTATGCCGCCCTTGCAAAAGCCGGCCACATTACGGATGCCACGCTGGATGGGGAAACCGCGCAGTGGCTCATGCAGGAATACACCTACGATCTGCTGATTTTAGACTGGATGTTGCCCAAGATTAGCGGGATTGATCTGTGTCAGCAGCATCGTCAGACAGGTAGAGGCACGCCGATTTTGATGCTGACGGCCAGGGATGGGTTGATGGATCGGGTAACAGGGCTGGATGCAGGCGCAGATGACTACCTGATAAAGCCAGTGAACATTCTAGAACTGCTGGCGCGGGTGCGGGCGCTGGGGCGGCGATCGCCCCTCTGGACGGGCGACATCCTACATTTGGCAGATCTGCAACTGCATCTCGCCACGCTGACGGTGCAGCGGCAAGACGTAAGCATTCAGCTCTCGACGCGAGAGTTTCAGTTGATGGAATACTTGATGCGGCATCCTCAGCAAGTCCTGACTCGCAACCAGATTGAGCGAGCGCTGTGGGAATGGAACATGCAGCCCGAAAGTAAGGCAGTCGCGATTTTAATCCACCGACTGCGATCGCGCCTGCAACCCTTGGGGGCAGAAACCTGGGTGCAGACGGTCTATGGCATGGGCTATCGCCTGAGCGTGCCAGAGGCAACTCCCTGAGATTCCGTTCTGACGCCGCTGACATGCTATTCAACCGCAGCCGCCAAAATCTAGCTACCTGGTTTACGCTCTCGATGGGCAGCATTCTGGTCGTCTTTGCAGCGCTGTTGTATTGGCGCGAGGCCCGCGATCGCCTGCAAACCTTTGACGCAGACCTCTACAATACGGCCCAAATCATGGCGGGCGGCGTTGAAGAGATTGAGTATCAATCGATTCGGCGCATCGACCTGGAAAGTGTGCCCCTGCTTGGAAACGATACGCTGGCGCTAGACACCTACTTGCACTTTGCCCGGTGGTATACGCCCGATCGACGGCTCCTCCAGTTTGTAGGAGACATTCCCGCTGCCACGCTGGAGGCACCTATTGGACTGGTCACTCTGACGGGTGCGGCATTGCGCCCGACTGCTCCATCCAGTCCGCCACGGGTCGGCCCGCCTCAGCAGTTTCGCCAGCTCACGCTGCCCGTGCGTCGGGGCGAGGAGGTGCTGGGCTTTTTGCAAATTGCGGCATCCCTCGATTCGGTTCAGGAACCCCTGCGAGAATTGCGGCTGTTCTTGTCGATCGGCGTGCCAGTGGCGCTGGGGGCGATCGCCCTCACAGGCTGGATTTTGGGTGGCGTGGCCATGCAGCCGATTCGCCAGTCCTATCAGCAGCTCCAGCAATTCACTGCCGATGCGTCTCATGAGCTGCGCGCGCCTCTGGCGGGCATCCTCAGCAATGCCCAGGTTGGGCTGATGGAGCCGGTGGACCCCCAGGAGCAGAGCCACCGCCTGCAAACCATTGTCGAGATTGCCGAATCCATGAGCGCCCTGGTGGGTCAACTCCTGTTTTTGGCGCGACACTCTGGGCAACTGCCGCCGCATGTTTTGCAGTCCGTTGATCTGGGGCAACTGGTGAAACAGCTTGTAGACGCGACCCAGGCGCAAGCCACCCACCGTCAGCAAACCCTGCGCTGCACAGTGCCACAGACGGCCGTTCTGGTTTTCGCCGAGCCGCAAGTTTTGCAAATGGCGATCGCCAACCTGCTGCAAAATGCCTGTCGCTATACCCCCGCAGGCGGCACGATTGACCTGGTTCTTACTCAACAGCCCGCCAAAGCAATCCTGCAAGTCAGAGACACAGGCATCGGAATTGATGCAGCCGATTTGCCGCACATTTTCGATCGGTTCTATCGAGCTGATGCCGTGCGATCGCGCGAAACCGGGGGCGTGGGGTTGGGACTGGCGATCGCCCGTCAAATCATTGAAGCCCACCAGGGGAGCATTGCGGTCCGCAGCCAAATCCATCAAGGCTCGGTCTTTGAAATTCAGTTGCCGCTCATCCGGCAAAAAGGAAGCCGCAAGGGAAAAACCGCTCAGGATTTCTGAAACCTTCTTGTTACTTTTGGCTGGCACTGTAGAAGCTGGCGCTGCACAACAGACCTCATCTTGTGCAGGTCTTTTGGAGTGCCCAGTTTCTTTAGCAAGATTTGAT contains:
- a CDS encoding ATP-binding protein; this encodes MTTPHRPLTQPSSATDPRAHYHGRVIAVGGPPHSGKSVFLAELYRQLLQRQPSSVFLHRACPDGEGMWSNEADPSVVQQIRKKAAFSEEFVGSTLHVIEQLGRNSQLSLILLDLGGKRTAENAEILRRSTHCLVLSADEEEAMRWHVFAAEEGCPVLASFQSRLVRSPNHQIDPTARSTIQTDRPIPQGTLVNLCRELGADCYQEAIAQFADWLLTQPY
- a CDS encoding TIGR03985 family CRISPR-associated protein, with translation MESSFDYPPTVELLDYLVPGMLGQKGNLQKAVRLWAILRSLYGEKPMLLSTDAVGSFSNAQWRDSFLQPEQQQRTLKQWLFQDQPQIDETLWRQAFVNRYGIERDRLSALLGDAPKYEEPIPFQIDHRTLRNDFATLEKLGWLKAGGTGSQRRYSKVSTLPTLPWVAASAAESADEPALIHYIPNDLAGVVEHFPQPINGTQRFILGTEYIISQAVSRQVDQLLQRLKRAWQQTPVPPVRLVYRSIRYYEAEFEVLTYPVCIYYFQRAPYLFAFGQTPQHLDDGNAKRLSWYDYRLDRILSLQLLDWADQSLPTEWQVKAQQALSKPTSAPTPVSMSMPASASVSHLPRQFAEKTPELVQQEVASAMGVEIHRPIAPLLLRFERYFYGNYIANTERAKLFVEMGFAQAEKRFQADPEISSQGLSLTKLFGDRPRHKSSIFCTAQHRLGDNNVVMRLRAWGPNVEVLLPLSLRQRMKDDMQETWTLYEYNLTG
- a CDS encoding TIGR03986 family CRISPR-associated RAMP protein; translated protein: MNKKRVDWSQLAQLKSQLPPGEEGDAASEEEIEQISAFQEGFHNPYNFIPAPSRKQTGELQDEKPSGHASYLKNKWSGRIRVALETITPLLIPDAANLKEIGREKHKSYPIRKLGELPYLPPTSIKGMLRTAYEAVTNSRFGVFQNHEDRLAYRMPATEGLSLVPARIEGNCDRIQLLPGTTPGLPTLNTGNERWNIPGNLMYAAWLPRYKKGSDCLLDKPELIGMQHGQTVKVWLQKVKRRPFFYWVVCDIVPSSSALPERPTPPTNLSRSHKLTSETLRIENAYLCITNQNIENKYNERVFFTRPADEKKWSVSLNELQADELRKAWKELIENYQEEHEREIEAGSERPPQTSYGKWSRHITGGSQEAQLKDGTLCYAFVEKDGQSFKVIALYPVMIARKLFEVDPDSLLPESLKPPGSFNELSPADRVFGWVNQKGKGAYKGQLRLHSVKCLSTDAIQKFTDDPANNPGLPLTILGQPKPQQSRFYVAKDKQGDALSNGTPKQDGYASAKQGLRGRKVYPHHKAIAKNADYWNDPMSDRSHISHDGYHQEYRRPNKDSTEQRDSQNRSIQAWVRQNTQFQFDIDITNLSSVELGALLWLLTLPDDHYHRLGGGKPLGFGSVQLKIDWSQTDLRLGQAWKQYYESLLPIEPPDPGQAAECIDAFKQAVALAYSPHKNKEDFEEVLFIRAFKQAAKGLDGPIRYPRVKPQPDPEGENYKWFTKNESKDKRSLPPLWNETGLPYGE
- a CDS encoding response regulator transcription factor; translation: MKILLAEDDPIQLEPLYAALAKAGHITDATLDGETAQWLMQEYTYDLLILDWMLPKISGIDLCQQHRQTGRGTPILMLTARDGLMDRVTGLDAGADDYLIKPVNILELLARVRALGRRSPLWTGDILHLADLQLHLATLTVQRQDVSIQLSTREFQLMEYLMRHPQQVLTRNQIERALWEWNMQPESKAVAILIHRLRSRLQPLGAETWVQTVYGMGYRLSVPEATP
- the crn3 gene encoding CRISPR-associated ring nuclease Crn3/Csx3, which produces MAKPVFTITDHPDEHGLVFRLVEFEIPTGVTTPEQFAEAVREIEPALVGSSPILINGRGPVWGYGMIFHAAHPSPAIATYDPRLGYVIVQTHDERFQVGKTISL
- a CDS encoding sensor histidine kinase; this encodes MLFNRSRQNLATWFTLSMGSILVVFAALLYWREARDRLQTFDADLYNTAQIMAGGVEEIEYQSIRRIDLESVPLLGNDTLALDTYLHFARWYTPDRRLLQFVGDIPAATLEAPIGLVTLTGAALRPTAPSSPPRVGPPQQFRQLTLPVRRGEEVLGFLQIAASLDSVQEPLRELRLFLSIGVPVALGAIALTGWILGGVAMQPIRQSYQQLQQFTADASHELRAPLAGILSNAQVGLMEPVDPQEQSHRLQTIVEIAESMSALVGQLLFLARHSGQLPPHVLQSVDLGQLVKQLVDATQAQATHRQQTLRCTVPQTAVLVFAEPQVLQMAIANLLQNACRYTPAGGTIDLVLTQQPAKAILQVRDTGIGIDAADLPHIFDRFYRADAVRSRETGGVGLGLAIARQIIEAHQGSIAVRSQIHQGSVFEIQLPLIRQKGSRKGKTAQDF
- a CDS encoding HD domain-containing protein, with protein sequence MTYAFHLHQHQPRKGSTVPYISHLMSVAALVLEDGGDEDAAIAALLHDAIEDQGGNATRNEIRKQFGDAVLRIVDACTESDEMPKPSWKERKLRTIAQIQQAESAIQRVIIADKLHNLRCIWADWQRQGDRVWQRFNASPADILWFYRACLDAVGDRFSRRRDVVSVYTQQHTCLDAVGDRFSSPMLIELRTLLTNLENSLANLTSNVNSHGKTRLHNH